In Nocardioides sp. QY071, a single window of DNA contains:
- a CDS encoding thermonuclease family protein, whose translation MKALIGLAAAAIAALTAGGITAALPGTPTGPDPAEGKATQVRVTAVVDGDTLRVEDLAGRPLGRVRLLGIDAPEVAHPPAPAECYADQATGLLEDLAPVGSTVQLVADSGQPDRDRYDRLLRYVDHDDVDVAHELLARGTARRYEAAQDLAREDSYSAAADDAQEADRGLWGTC comes from the coding sequence GTGAAGGCCCTCATCGGCCTGGCCGCCGCTGCCATCGCCGCGCTGACCGCCGGCGGCATCACCGCAGCCCTCCCCGGCACCCCCACGGGCCCCGACCCAGCCGAGGGCAAGGCCACCCAGGTCAGGGTGACGGCCGTCGTCGACGGAGACACCCTGCGCGTCGAGGACCTGGCCGGTCGCCCGCTCGGCCGAGTCCGCCTGCTCGGCATCGACGCCCCCGAAGTCGCCCACCCGCCGGCGCCGGCGGAGTGCTACGCCGACCAGGCAACCGGCCTGCTCGAGGACCTCGCGCCGGTCGGCAGCACCGTCCAGCTCGTCGCCGACAGCGGACAGCCTGACCGCGACCGATACGACCGTCTGCTGCGCTACGTCGACCACGACGACGTCGACGTAGCCCACGAGCTCCTGGCCCGGGGCACCGCACGCCGCTACGAGGCCGCCCAGGACCTCGCCCGGGAAGACTCCTACTCCGCGGCCGCCGACGACGCCCAGGAGGCCGACCGCGGCCTGTGGGGCACCTGCTGA
- a CDS encoding ParA family protein: MTDLSRVITFATGKGGTGKTSCAANVAGLAAQAGWRTLLIDLDSQANLGHDLGFSENEGADNGAHLVNTLLTGGTLNPVLQGVRPNLDVIPGGSKLDDLEDLVLGRQRRGEDGRTLLRDALAGITQDYDLVIIDTPPSRRSALVLLALAAARWIVIPTKSDRSSIEGLRVLAEQVVTIREVNPEIDVLGAVLFGMGASATARRRFAREDVRDVLGDGSLLFDSVIRHAEAAADDAREKGRLIHELAEVVHNAEPYWKALKEGRRPERIAGSAPALAEDYVLLADELLRRIGNAEEAAAARTEEAATA, translated from the coding sequence ATGACCGATCTGTCGCGCGTGATCACCTTCGCCACCGGCAAAGGCGGAACCGGGAAGACCAGCTGCGCTGCCAACGTCGCAGGCCTTGCCGCACAGGCCGGATGGCGGACCCTGCTGATCGACCTCGACTCCCAAGCCAACCTCGGGCACGACCTCGGCTTCTCCGAGAACGAGGGCGCCGACAACGGCGCTCACCTCGTGAACACGCTCCTCACAGGCGGGACGCTCAATCCCGTCCTCCAGGGGGTACGCCCCAACTTGGACGTCATCCCCGGCGGAAGCAAGCTCGACGACCTTGAGGACCTCGTGCTCGGGCGACAGCGTCGAGGGGAGGACGGCCGCACACTCCTGCGCGACGCCCTGGCCGGCATCACCCAGGACTATGACCTCGTCATCATCGACACCCCGCCGTCCCGACGCTCAGCCCTGGTGCTGCTCGCACTCGCTGCCGCGCGATGGATCGTGATCCCGACCAAGTCAGACCGCTCCAGCATCGAGGGCCTCCGAGTCCTGGCCGAGCAGGTCGTCACCATCCGCGAGGTGAACCCTGAAATCGACGTCCTGGGTGCAGTCCTCTTCGGTATGGGCGCATCAGCCACCGCCCGCCGCCGGTTCGCCCGTGAGGACGTCCGAGACGTCCTCGGGGACGGCTCTCTGCTCTTCGACTCCGTCATTCGGCACGCCGAGGCCGCAGCCGACGACGCTCGGGAGAAGGGGCGGCTGATCCATGAGCTCGCCGAAGTCGTCCACAACGCGGAGCCCTACTGGAAGGCACTGAAGGAGGGCCGCCGACCGGAACGGATCGCCGGATCCGCGCCGGCGCTGGCGGAGGACTACGTGCTGCTGGCCGATGAACTCCTCCGACGCATCGGAAACGCCGAAGAGGCCGCGGCCGCTAGGACCGAAGAGGCGGCGACAGCGTGA
- a CDS encoding ribbon-helix-helix protein, CopG family, translating to MNDRPKLAPALGLVRDRIDGPPPRRPTPVTEAPATAPSDAARPEADRSEKAPDEPKAKRASRPKASSASTGGMKRTTISIPLRLAAQMRASLETDRKVTQVQFILNAIESNAHRLKELVEAEKPAPRTSGGLFPDRSAARSQVEERTTINFDTTEANLKVIDALVDKTEADSRSQLIRAALRAALAD from the coding sequence GTGAACGACCGTCCGAAGTTGGCACCGGCCCTCGGCCTAGTTCGTGACCGCATCGACGGCCCGCCGCCCCGCCGCCCCACGCCGGTCACCGAGGCGCCGGCGACAGCGCCCAGTGACGCCGCGCGTCCGGAGGCCGACCGCAGCGAGAAGGCTCCGGACGAGCCCAAGGCCAAGAGGGCCAGCCGCCCCAAAGCCAGCTCCGCCAGCACGGGAGGAATGAAGCGGACGACGATCAGCATCCCCCTGCGACTGGCCGCGCAGATGCGGGCGAGCCTGGAGACGGACCGGAAGGTCACCCAGGTCCAGTTCATCCTGAACGCGATCGAATCGAACGCGCATCGCCTGAAGGAACTAGTGGAAGCCGAGAAGCCCGCCCCCCGCACGAGCGGGGGACTCTTCCCTGACCGAAGCGCAGCGCGCTCGCAGGTCGAGGAGCGCACCACGATCAACTTCGACACCACCGAGGCCAACCTCAAGGTCATCGACGCCCTTGTCGACAAGACCGAAGCCGACAGCCGCAGCCAACTCATTCGCGCCGCCCTCCGCGCCGCCCTGGCTGACTGA
- a CDS encoding helix-turn-helix transcriptional regulator: protein MVSGIDPSALRAARENAGLTQHELARLVGAAGGERVSRWELGTSVPRPDFLVKLARALDIPTLRLIHLDGVIPDLRALRLKAGLTVSELAARTNMAVKTYYSWEVGRWTRLPPPPVIEALAEVFGEPADVVAAAFNEAQRLRRRRRNPEAGD, encoded by the coding sequence ATGGTTTCCGGTATCGACCCCTCAGCGCTGCGGGCTGCCCGCGAGAACGCGGGCCTGACTCAGCACGAGCTGGCGCGACTCGTCGGCGCGGCCGGGGGAGAGCGCGTCTCGCGGTGGGAGCTGGGCACGTCGGTGCCCCGGCCCGACTTCCTGGTCAAGCTCGCGCGGGCCCTGGACATCCCCACGTTGCGGCTGATCCACCTCGACGGCGTTATCCCCGACCTGCGGGCACTCCGACTCAAGGCCGGCCTGACCGTGTCCGAGCTGGCCGCGCGGACGAACATGGCCGTGAAGACCTACTACTCCTGGGAGGTCGGGCGCTGGACCCGCCTCCCACCGCCGCCGGTCATCGAGGCTCTCGCGGAGGTCTTCGGCGAGCCGGCCGACGTCGTCGCCGCCGCCTTCAACGAGGCGCAACGGCTCCGCCGGCGCCGGCGCAACCCCGAAGCCGGCGACTGA
- a CDS encoding SAF domain-containing protein, translating to MSLDTAQTTAGGPPPPPKAQTPPAPVATARVKARRRPWVFALMAALVAAGALGTAFAFTSVNDTQEVLVVSNDIKRGEIIEAGDLAVVRVSVDPALTPVPGSQKAELEGSRAAVDLWAGTLLSEQAVTDNLVPGEGESLVGISLTPGQMPSEPLYSGDAVRIVTTPGDQGEVTDKDPVTVEAVVVGVSRVEETGETVVDVSVPESDAADLAARAATGRVALVLDARER from the coding sequence ATGTCGCTGGACACCGCACAGACCACCGCGGGGGGACCGCCCCCGCCGCCGAAGGCCCAGACGCCGCCTGCGCCCGTCGCGACCGCGCGGGTCAAGGCACGACGCCGGCCGTGGGTGTTCGCCCTGATGGCCGCCCTGGTCGCGGCCGGCGCCCTGGGCACCGCGTTCGCCTTCACCTCGGTCAACGACACCCAGGAGGTCCTCGTCGTCAGCAACGACATCAAGCGCGGCGAGATCATCGAGGCCGGTGACCTCGCCGTCGTGCGGGTCAGCGTCGACCCGGCGCTGACTCCGGTCCCGGGCAGCCAGAAGGCCGAGCTCGAGGGAAGCCGCGCCGCGGTCGACCTGTGGGCCGGCACGCTGCTCAGCGAGCAGGCCGTCACCGACAACCTGGTGCCGGGGGAGGGGGAGTCCCTGGTGGGCATCAGCCTCACGCCCGGCCAGATGCCCTCGGAGCCGCTCTATAGCGGCGACGCCGTCCGGATCGTCACCACGCCCGGTGATCAGGGCGAGGTCACCGACAAGGACCCGGTCACCGTCGAGGCAGTCGTCGTTGGTGTTAGCCGGGTCGAGGAGACAGGGGAGACCGTCGTCGACGTCTCGGTGCCCGAGTCCGATGCCGCCGACCTGGCTGCCCGTGCCGCCACCGGGCGAGTCGCGCTCGTCCTGGACGCCCGGGAGCGCTGA
- a CDS encoding CpaF/VirB11 family protein has translation MSTNGHHHDPNGRDPLRADEWLEARHAANREQTSPFARGRSTNGTPPPPPPVVEDHDPTSLPIFAGAWTSEQELPGRARSEFSLRPLVAPAPEEHHHNVPGADGRVELDWELIAQYRAEISSRLTARLDKEGGRVTDEDREQMGLDVIEELIKSEAETLVSTGRPPWTKDQEKALKAALHAALFGLGRLQPLVEREDVENIIVIARGPVCAVWLELVDGTLVEADPIADSEDELREFLADLGARQNRPFTEARPHLDLRLPGGARLAAGSWVMAYTSVVIRRHGMREVSMDEMVYDRKACTAVLADFLAACVRAGKSIVVSGVQGSGKTTWVRALCSCIPPWEMIGTFETEFELHLHELVDRHKIVHAWEHRPGSGEVGIDGRQAGEFSLEEAIHHSFRFNLARQIVGEVRGPEVWNMLKAMESGPGSISTTHARSAEHTIEKLVSCAMEKGPQVTRELAISKLAAAIDIVMYLRSEVVPNGDGTFRKQRWVEEVLVVQPSIDAARGYATTPIFAPNQLGQAVATGKLDNFLAQELARHGFDLEAYKAESQANPGVATS, from the coding sequence ATGAGCACCAACGGACACCACCACGACCCCAACGGCCGCGACCCGCTGCGCGCCGACGAGTGGCTCGAGGCCCGTCACGCCGCGAACCGGGAGCAGACCTCGCCCTTCGCCCGCGGCCGCAGCACCAACGGCACCCCGCCGCCCCCGCCGCCGGTCGTCGAGGACCATGACCCGACCTCCCTGCCGATCTTCGCCGGCGCCTGGACCAGCGAGCAGGAGCTTCCGGGCCGTGCTCGCTCGGAGTTCAGCCTGCGCCCGCTCGTGGCGCCCGCACCGGAGGAGCACCACCACAACGTCCCCGGCGCGGACGGCCGGGTCGAGCTGGACTGGGAGCTGATCGCGCAGTACCGCGCCGAGATCTCCTCGCGACTGACCGCCCGGCTCGACAAGGAAGGTGGCCGGGTCACCGACGAGGACCGCGAGCAGATGGGCCTCGACGTCATCGAGGAGCTGATCAAGTCCGAGGCCGAGACGCTGGTCTCCACCGGCCGGCCCCCGTGGACCAAGGACCAGGAGAAGGCACTCAAGGCCGCCCTCCACGCCGCCCTGTTCGGTCTGGGCCGCCTGCAGCCCCTGGTCGAGCGCGAGGACGTCGAGAACATTATCGTCATCGCCCGCGGCCCGGTCTGCGCAGTGTGGCTGGAGCTGGTCGACGGCACCCTGGTCGAGGCCGACCCGATCGCCGACTCCGAGGACGAGCTGCGCGAATTCCTCGCCGACCTCGGCGCCCGGCAGAACCGCCCCTTCACCGAAGCCCGCCCGCACCTGGACCTCCGGCTGCCCGGGGGAGCGCGGCTCGCGGCCGGCTCCTGGGTGATGGCCTACACCTCGGTCGTGATCCGCCGCCACGGCATGCGCGAGGTCTCCATGGACGAGATGGTCTACGACCGCAAGGCCTGCACCGCGGTCCTGGCCGACTTCCTCGCCGCCTGCGTACGCGCCGGCAAGAGCATCGTCGTCTCCGGCGTCCAGGGCTCCGGCAAGACCACCTGGGTCCGCGCCTTGTGCTCGTGCATCCCGCCCTGGGAGATGATCGGCACCTTCGAGACCGAGTTCGAGCTGCACCTGCACGAGCTGGTCGACCGGCACAAGATCGTCCACGCCTGGGAGCACCGCCCCGGATCCGGCGAGGTCGGCATCGACGGCCGCCAGGCCGGTGAGTTCAGCCTCGAGGAGGCCATCCACCACTCCTTCCGGTTCAACCTCGCCCGCCAGATCGTCGGCGAGGTCCGCGGCCCGGAGGTCTGGAACATGCTCAAGGCCATGGAGTCCGGTCCGGGCTCGATCAGCACCACCCACGCCCGCAGTGCCGAGCACACCATCGAGAAGCTCGTCTCCTGCGCCATGGAGAAGGGCCCGCAGGTCACCCGCGAGCTGGCTATCAGCAAGCTCGCCGCAGCGATCGACATCGTGATGTACCTGCGCTCCGAGGTCGTCCCCAACGGCGACGGCACCTTCCGCAAGCAGCGCTGGGTCGAGGAGGTCCTGGTCGTCCAGCCGAGCATCGACGCCGCCCGCGGGTACGCCACCACCCCGATCTTCGCGCCCAACCAGCTCGGCCAGGCCGTCGCGACCGGGAAGCTCGACAACTTCCTCGCCCAGGAGCTGGCCCGCCACGGATTCGACCTCGAGGCGTACAAGGCCGAGTCCCAGGCCAACCCGGGGGTGGCCACCTCATGA
- a CDS encoding type II secretion system F family protein encodes MSSGFLPAVFGALIVIGLIGMVYAMIPAPPKPPKPARTTTPFGRLGSWFVRLDRRTRMLMIGGAVAGLLVALVTGWVIAIVLVPAAIVGIPLLLTPPPAAASIEKLEALEEWTRSLSGKLTAGQSLRSALIKSLQSTPEPIEREVGLMVSRLWNNTSSTEDVLRAFAEDLNDSTGDVVASQLILAASGRGQAGLSKALDALAETVAADVRARRQIAADQAKPRTTARTVTVITLGVLGILAFTGDYIEPYGTPLGQVVLAVLLTAYVATLLWMRRMAVAKPLPRFLDLQARNAHRAAQRTAPGEKEGALA; translated from the coding sequence ATGTCATCGGGGTTCCTGCCCGCCGTGTTCGGCGCCCTCATCGTCATCGGCCTGATCGGCATGGTCTACGCGATGATCCCGGCGCCGCCCAAGCCGCCGAAGCCGGCCCGGACCACCACCCCGTTCGGACGGCTCGGCAGCTGGTTCGTCCGGCTCGACCGTCGTACCCGGATGCTGATGATCGGCGGGGCCGTGGCCGGCCTCCTGGTCGCGCTGGTGACCGGCTGGGTGATCGCCATCGTCCTCGTCCCGGCCGCGATCGTCGGCATCCCGCTGCTGCTCACGCCCCCGCCGGCGGCCGCGAGCATCGAGAAGCTCGAGGCGCTCGAGGAGTGGACCCGGTCGCTGTCCGGCAAGCTGACCGCCGGGCAGTCGCTGCGCTCGGCGCTCATCAAGTCGCTGCAGTCGACACCGGAGCCGATCGAACGCGAGGTCGGGCTGATGGTCTCGCGGCTGTGGAACAACACCTCCTCCACCGAGGACGTCCTGCGCGCGTTCGCCGAGGACCTCAACGACTCCACCGGCGACGTTGTGGCCAGCCAGCTGATCCTGGCCGCCAGCGGCCGCGGACAGGCCGGACTGTCGAAAGCACTGGATGCCCTCGCCGAGACCGTCGCGGCCGACGTCCGCGCCCGCCGCCAGATCGCCGCCGACCAGGCCAAGCCCCGCACCACCGCCCGCACCGTCACCGTCATCACCCTCGGCGTGCTCGGCATCCTCGCCTTCACCGGCGACTACATCGAGCCCTACGGCACTCCGCTGGGTCAGGTGGTCCTCGCCGTTCTGCTCACCGCGTACGTGGCCACCCTGCTCTGGATGCGACGGATGGCCGTTGCCAAGCCGCTCCCGCGGTTCCTCGACCTCCAGGCCCGCAACGCCCACCGCGCCGCCCAGCGCACAGCACCGGGCGAGAAGGAAGGAGCACTGGCATGA
- a CDS encoding type II secretion system F family protein yields MTGLQLALASGTLLGLALALLVWRLAPSDPDLVDALDRLSPDRVVPRRGTPGVDEAGTDTGSAVDRIGLWAMKNLPGGAWAHTPRKDLAILQISETRFYGEKVVWALLGLVMPPLLATFFSLIGLPLPFAIPTLGSLALAALFWFMPNYNATDDAKKARIEFNRALGAYIDMVATGVRDGSSGQQALRAAAEVGDKWVFKRIESELRRARYMTRAPWDSLHSLADELGVPELDDLADIMQQSGQDGAQIYNNLRARAAALRSAMLSAELGKANAASERMYIPASLLGIVFMAILVTPSMLRFAT; encoded by the coding sequence ATGACCGGCCTGCAGCTCGCGCTCGCCAGCGGCACCCTCCTCGGCCTGGCTCTCGCCCTGCTCGTGTGGCGCCTCGCGCCCTCCGACCCCGACCTGGTCGACGCGCTGGACCGGCTCTCGCCCGACCGCGTCGTGCCCCGCCGCGGCACCCCAGGCGTCGACGAGGCCGGCACCGACACCGGCTCGGCCGTCGATCGGATCGGCCTGTGGGCGATGAAGAACCTGCCCGGCGGCGCGTGGGCACACACGCCCCGCAAGGACCTGGCCATCCTGCAGATCAGTGAGACCCGGTTCTACGGCGAGAAGGTCGTCTGGGCCCTGCTCGGCCTCGTCATGCCGCCGCTGCTGGCCACCTTCTTCTCGCTGATCGGCCTGCCGCTGCCGTTCGCGATCCCCACGCTCGGGTCGCTGGCCCTGGCTGCCCTGTTCTGGTTCATGCCCAACTACAACGCCACCGACGACGCCAAGAAGGCCCGCATCGAGTTCAACAGGGCCCTCGGCGCCTACATCGACATGGTCGCCACCGGCGTCCGCGACGGATCCAGCGGTCAGCAGGCGTTGCGCGCGGCCGCCGAGGTCGGCGACAAGTGGGTGTTCAAGCGCATCGAGAGCGAGCTGCGCCGCGCCCGCTACATGACCCGCGCACCATGGGACTCCCTGCACAGCCTGGCCGACGAGCTCGGCGTCCCCGAGCTCGACGACCTCGCCGACATCATGCAGCAGTCCGGCCAGGACGGAGCCCAGATCTACAACAACCTCCGGGCCCGCGCCGCGGCGCTTCGCTCGGCGATGCTCAGCGCCGAGCTCGGCAAGGCCAACGCCGCCTCCGAGCGCATGTACATCCCGGCCAGCCTGCTCGGCATCGTCTTCATGGCGATCCTCGTCACCCCCTCGATGCTCCGCTTCGCCACCTGA
- a CDS encoding TadE family protein: MFASSQRRSRDERGSVTIQMVFLMPALFLLMFLGLQGALYYHAKQVALAAAQEGAREAGSETGTRESGVATANTFLDDAGGSDVMTSTSVSGSRTTTTATIIVTGKSLSVIPGWQVTVRQSASVPVERLTE; encoded by the coding sequence ATGTTCGCCAGCTCTCAGCGCCGCAGCCGGGACGAGCGCGGGTCAGTGACTATCCAGATGGTCTTCTTGATGCCCGCGCTGTTCCTGCTGATGTTCCTCGGCCTCCAGGGAGCCCTGTACTACCACGCGAAGCAGGTAGCGCTCGCGGCCGCGCAAGAGGGCGCCCGCGAGGCAGGCAGCGAGACCGGAACCCGCGAGTCCGGTGTCGCCACGGCGAACACCTTCCTCGACGACGCAGGCGGATCCGACGTGATGACCTCCACCAGCGTCTCCGGATCACGGACCACGACAACGGCAACGATCATCGTCACCGGCAAGTCGCTGAGCGTGATCCCTGGCTGGCAGGTGACCGTCAGGCAGAGCGCCAGCGTCCCGGTCGAGAGGCTGACCGAATGA
- a CDS encoding TadE/TadG family type IV pilus assembly protein, translating into MAIEAAIGVPAFGLFIAMIILGGRVEIAKQSVEAAAYEAARAASIERTQSEAISSGKSAANSSLNDQGLQCATTNVTVNAAAFNAPLGTTAQVTATVTCKVDIADLAIPGLPGTRTITATASSPVDAYRERR; encoded by the coding sequence GTGGCCATCGAGGCCGCGATCGGCGTCCCGGCCTTCGGCCTGTTCATCGCGATGATCATCCTCGGCGGACGCGTCGAGATCGCCAAGCAGTCGGTGGAGGCCGCCGCCTACGAGGCAGCTCGAGCAGCGTCCATCGAGCGGACCCAGAGCGAGGCGATCAGCTCCGGCAAGTCCGCGGCCAACAGCAGCCTGAACGACCAGGGCCTGCAGTGCGCGACCACCAACGTGACGGTCAACGCCGCGGCGTTCAACGCCCCGCTGGGCACCACCGCCCAGGTGACCGCCACGGTGACCTGCAAGGTCGACATCGCCGACCTTGCCATCCCCGGTCTGCCCGGCACCAGGACGATCACCGCGACCGCCAGCAGCCCCGTCGACGCCTACCGGGAGCGCCGATGA
- a CDS encoding pilus assembly protein TadG-related protein: protein MISHLRRLGTRRARDERGSISVWFATASFAMIILVGMAVDLGGKVHTQQQARSAAAQAARTGAQEVQGSTAVRGEDLRVDINAAKAAAQDYLHAAGVEGTARVVNGDTLIVTTTDTYTSKFLGIIGLDSMQVTGEASARLIRAEGGIER, encoded by the coding sequence ATGATCAGCCACCTGCGCCGCCTCGGAACGCGACGTGCGCGCGATGAGCGCGGCTCCATCAGCGTCTGGTTCGCCACCGCGTCCTTCGCGATGATCATCCTCGTCGGGATGGCCGTCGACCTCGGCGGCAAGGTCCACACCCAGCAGCAGGCCCGCAGCGCCGCAGCCCAGGCCGCCCGCACCGGCGCCCAGGAGGTCCAGGGCTCCACGGCAGTGCGCGGCGAGGACCTCCGGGTCGACATCAACGCCGCCAAGGCCGCCGCCCAGGACTACCTCCACGCCGCCGGCGTGGAAGGGACCGCGCGCGTCGTCAACGGCGACACCCTGATCGTCACCACCACCGACACCTACACCAGCAAGTTCCTCGGGATCATCGGCCTGGACTCCATGCAGGTCACCGGGGAGGCGTCCGCGCGGCTCATCCGCGCCGAAGGAGGCATCGAACGATGA